One genomic region from Maridesulfovibrio frigidus DSM 17176 encodes:
- the moaC gene encoding cyclic pyranopterin monophosphate synthase MoaC — protein MSEFSHLDTDGNAVMVDVSPKKDTFRKAIAKGKVLLNMETFELLQKKALPKGDVLNTAKIAGIMGAKETHRLIPLCHPLAISYVDVRFNIDAENTLIEIESEVRTTGKTGIEMEAIIAVQIAAATIYDMCKAVQKDIVITDCRLVYKEGGKSGIFQAD, from the coding sequence ATGAGTGAATTCTCCCACTTAGATACAGATGGCAATGCCGTAATGGTAGACGTTTCTCCTAAAAAAGATACTTTTCGTAAAGCGATTGCTAAAGGAAAAGTTCTTCTCAATATGGAAACATTTGAACTGCTGCAAAAAAAGGCTCTTCCAAAAGGAGATGTTTTAAATACAGCTAAGATTGCCGGAATAATGGGAGCTAAGGAAACTCACAGACTGATCCCATTATGTCATCCTCTTGCTATCAGTTATGTTGATGTTCGTTTCAATATCGACGCAGAGAACACTCTCATCGAAATTGAATCTGAAGTGCGCACTACCGGTAAAACCGGAATCGAAATGGAAGCGATTATCGCAGTGCAAATTGCTGCTGCTACCATATATGATATGTGTAAAGCTGTTCAGAAAGACATTGTCATTACCGATTGCAGGTTGGTGTACAAAGAAGGTGGCAAGTCCGGCATATTCCAAGCCGACTAG
- the dnaJ gene encoding molecular chaperone DnaJ, whose amino-acid sequence MSKRDYYEILGVSVESQDGEIKRAYRKLAFEYHPDRNPGDDEAESKFKEAAEAYEVLRDSEKRTRYDRFGHEGMNGGGGGFQSSEDIFGAFGDIFGDIFGFSQGRGGQRMQAGSDLRYNLTVSFRDAAKGTEVELTLPVTEPCEECDGSGSAPGTSPETCSQCGGRGAVEQNQGFFRISVPCPSCNGRGQVITNPCSECRGAGYVRKEKNLNVRIPAGVDNGSRLRLRGEGEAGLNGGPHGDLYVVINVQPDKVFRRQGQDLVLSTEISFVQAALGYKMSVQTLDEPVDMDIPKGTQSGEVFQLRGLGLPYLGSSHNGNLLIEVKVKTPTNISRKQEELLEQFAALEEDKPMKKVKKLFKKAKNKVMGD is encoded by the coding sequence ATGTCAAAACGCGATTATTATGAAATTCTCGGTGTTTCCGTTGAGTCTCAGGATGGTGAAATAAAAAGAGCCTACAGAAAATTGGCTTTTGAGTACCATCCTGACCGCAATCCTGGAGACGATGAGGCTGAATCAAAGTTTAAAGAAGCTGCTGAAGCATATGAAGTCCTTCGTGACTCTGAAAAGCGTACTCGTTACGATCGTTTTGGACATGAAGGAATGAATGGCGGCGGTGGTGGATTTCAGTCTTCTGAGGATATTTTCGGAGCTTTCGGAGATATTTTCGGGGATATATTTGGATTTAGTCAGGGACGTGGCGGGCAACGTATGCAGGCCGGTTCTGATCTCAGGTACAATCTTACCGTTTCATTTCGTGATGCGGCTAAGGGAACTGAGGTTGAACTAACTCTTCCTGTTACCGAACCATGCGAAGAATGTGATGGAAGTGGATCTGCTCCCGGAACATCTCCTGAGACTTGTTCTCAGTGTGGTGGTAGAGGGGCCGTTGAACAGAATCAGGGCTTTTTCCGTATTTCAGTACCATGTCCTTCTTGTAATGGGCGTGGACAGGTTATTACGAATCCTTGTTCTGAATGCCGCGGTGCTGGTTATGTGCGTAAGGAAAAAAACCTTAATGTACGTATCCCCGCAGGAGTAGATAACGGCTCGAGACTGCGTTTGCGCGGTGAAGGGGAAGCTGGTCTAAATGGTGGGCCTCATGGCGATCTTTATGTTGTCATAAACGTTCAGCCGGATAAGGTTTTCAGACGTCAGGGACAGGACTTGGTCCTGAGCACTGAGATCTCTTTTGTGCAAGCAGCGCTTGGTTACAAAATGAGTGTTCAGACTCTTGATGAACCTGTCGATATGGATATCCCTAAAGGGACGCAGAGCGGAGAGGTTTTCCAGCTTAGAGGGTTAGGTTTGCCTTACTTAGGAAGTTCCCATAATGGAAATCTTCTTATTGAGGTTAAAGTTAAAACTCCTACGAATATTAGTCGTAAGCAGGAAGAACTTCTTGAGCAGTTTGCGGCTCTCGAGGAAGACAAGCCTATGAAAAAAGTAAAAAAGCTTTTTAAAAAAGCTAAAAATAAAGTGATGGGTGACTAG
- the rpoZ gene encoding DNA-directed RNA polymerase subunit omega codes for MARITIEDCLAEVGNRFLIVQMAIKRVKQYREGYPPLVESKNKEIVTALREIAAKKVIPEDYHTFSGANPDSE; via the coding sequence ATGGCAAGGATCACAATTGAAGATTGTCTGGCTGAAGTCGGTAATAGATTCCTGATTGTCCAGATGGCCATTAAAAGAGTTAAGCAGTATCGTGAAGGATACCCTCCTCTTGTAGAATCCAAGAATAAAGAAATTGTAACAGCTTTGAGGGAAATTGCTGCTAAGAAAGTAATCCCAGAAGATTACCATACTTTTTCTGGAGCAAACCCGGATAGTGAATAA